From Drosophila virilis strain 15010-1051.87 chromosome X, Dvir_AGI_RSII-ME, whole genome shotgun sequence, the proteins below share one genomic window:
- the Socs16D gene encoding uncharacterized protein Socs16D, with the protein MESSIKLKECNSSNGNPNQSLNQNQLCNGNSNCTGSTTNGVSVSICSSDSFSSMMPPPATPRDHELVSANSIELNAAASLSDDSGVPLTTNSSISSGDSYRIGMCKFEIEMVESDGEVSQFDSLDNCSEGGMSAENFNTLKKGPLAPIDPPPEFQDSPQTTLVRSISKNIVNSLRRWTSSQSSFEHLKDDVTMVSAAMNSGAASQELVLLLAKPAADNNCSSSKLLGSDAAAMMVSAQPGAATVCGMLCQERTIKESYAINKHLYSSDSILNSHTDNIYDEPNNIISSSLGNSIDLLDEDDDDDDDDEDEGEEDDDEAASERSSCSPSLPSPPPPVSIIKIKQTLCPYYQDHTRYFKAIPTEQDSIASAKAAAAQQRFNTAGLSEIHDYDLYYGGRGRQPALQPQDNSSLQRRQLLYSPLGHTSHCHYHSHHAHYHHHHHGAHHHQHHGHYQHGQRPNSRNSLNSRLSSSHNSLNVSSANKPDDSIFITQAMSHDALFTREISDFYNVPIDSDIYAFPVDMIEQQLEQQLEKEKQQQLVEKQQLVGNKQSAGYHKAASRRNKRNKRKQRYAAGAAAPETSDDGGDKAGKHGKYRTPVVQTGETEPLHMTLDEVKQFYHTLYSDAGKSSWCAGAGAGGVGGGNNKMPNTTAGSGKALGVKSSNETIWSVSTNATNTTNTTTTTARTRSSAGTNRGGADSAAKYLSKQSKHNIDNDKLNNNNNNNNNSSSNNYAQQQQQPAGASAAAAAAATAATNTNLSVGGGSVGVTTTTIGTQLPSSSDKLLASDAQQQVNNNNKHLLQTEKKSQFSLNLKQKFCSIFRFRRSNHSRCRANAATAAAAAAATAAATANATAVNATVATTATANCASNPTDAEEANNCLNRSEPSADLRKKFQSRALPPLPKKAYAIDAAEPEPEEQKKSAGAQEPRALQFTSSIEKVKDYGWYWGPLSSEAAEKVLSNEPDGSFIVRDSSDDHYIFSLSFKLNNCVRHVRIEQDQGTFSFGSYAKFKSQTITEFIEKAVEHSRSGRYLFFLHRRPEHGPMRVQLTNPVSRFKHVQSLQHMCRFVILKAVIRKDLIQTLPLPRRLLDYLNYKHCYSEQVESDSSHSQISGDGSM; encoded by the exons ATGGAATCGTCCATTAAGCTTAAGGAGTGCAACAGCTCGAATGGCAATCCGAATCAGAGCCTCAATCAGAATCAACTGTgtaatggcaacagcaactgcacaGGAAGCACGACAAACGGCGTATCCGTTAGCATTTGCAGCAGCGACAGCTTTAGCAGCATGATGCCGCCGCCGGCAACGCCGCGCGACCACGAGCTGGTCAGCGCCAACAGCATCGAGCTGAATGCGGCCGCATCGCTGAGCGATGACAGCGGCGTTCCGTTGACCACCAACAGTTCCATATCCAGCGGCGATTCCTATCGCATTGGCATGTGCAAATTCGAGATAGAG ATGGTGGAAAGCGACGGCGAGGTCTCGCAGTTTGATTCGCTGGACAATTGTTCGGAGGGTGGCATGAGCGCGGAGAACTTTAATACGCTTAAAAAGGGGCCGTTGGCACCGATAGATCCACCGCCCGAATTCCAGGATTCGCCGCAAACGACCCTAGTGCGCTCCATCTCCAAGAACATTGTTAACAGCCTGCGCCGCTGGACCTCATCGCAATCGTCGTTCGAGCATCTGAAGGATGATGTGACCATGGTGAGCGCAGCGATGAACAGCGGCGCAGCCAGCCAAGAGCTGgtcctgctgctggccaagccGGCGGCGgacaacaattgcagcagcagcaagctgTTGGGCAGCGATGCCGCTGCCATGATGGTCAGCGCACAGCCGGGCGCGGCAACGGTGTGCGGCATGCTTTGCCAGGAGCGCACGATCAAGGAATCGTATGCCATTAATAAGCATTTATATTCAAGCGATTCCATACTGAACAGCCATACGGACAACATATACGACGAGCCCAACAACATAATAAGCAGCTCGCTGGGCAACAGCATCGATCTGCTGGACGaggacgacgatgatgacgacgatgacgaggaCGAGGGCGAGGAGGATGATGACGAGGCTGCCTCCGAGCGGAGCAGCTGTTCGCCATCgctgccgtcgccgccgccgcccgtttccataattaaaatcaaacagACCTTGTGCCCCTACTATCAGGATCATACGCGCTACTTCAAGGCGATACCCACGGAACAGGATAGCATTGCCAGCGCcaaggcggcggcggcacagCAGCGCTTCAATACCGCTGGCCTCTCCGAGATACACGACTATGATCTGTATTAtggggggcgtggcaggcagCCGGCGCTGCAGCCGCAGGACAACAGCAGCCTGCAGAGGCGACAGCTGCTCTACAGCCCGCTGGGTCATACCAGCCATTGTCACTATCACTCGCATCATGCGCActaccatcatcatcatcatggaGCCcaccatcatcagcatcatggACACTATCAGCACGGACAGCGGCCCAATTCACGCAACTCGCTCAACAGCCGGCTGAGCAGCTCGCACAATTCGCTGAACGTGTCGTCGGCCAATAAGCCGGACGACTCGATTTTCATTACGCAGGCGATGTCGCATGATGCGCTCTTCACGCGCGAAATATCCGATTTCTATAATGTGCCCATCGATTCGGATATTTATGCGTTTCCCGTTGACATGATcgaacagcagctggagcagcagctggaaaaggagaagcaacagcagctggtggAGAAGCAACAGCTGGTGGGCAACAAACAGTCGGCGGGCTATCACAAGGCCGCCAGCAGGCGCAATAAGCGCAACAAGCGCAAACAGCGCTACGCGGCGGGCGCTGCGGCGCCGGAGACCAGCGACGATGGCGGCGACAAGGCGGGCAAGCATGGCAAATATCGAACGCCTGTGGTGCAAACTGGCGAAACGGAGCCGCTGCACATGACGCTCGACGAGGTGAAACAGTTCTATCATACGCTCTACTCCGATGCGGGCAAATCCTCCTGgtgcgctggcgctggcgccggcggcgtcggcggcggcaacaacaaaatgccaaacacAACGGCAGGCAGCGGCAAAGCGCTGGGCGTCAAGTCCAGCAACGAGACCATCTGGAGCGTGTCCACGAATGCGACCAATACAACAAATACGACCACAACGACGGCGCGCACGCGCAGCAGCGCGGGCACCAATCGCGGTGGTGCGGACAGCGCTGCCAAATATCTGAGCAAGCAGAGCAAACATAATATAGACAATGATAAGctgaataacaacaacaataacaacaacaacagcagcagcaacaattatgcacagcagcaacaacaacccgCCGgcgcatcagcagcagcagcagcagcagcaactgccgcCACGAATACGAATCTCAGCGTAGGCGGCGGGAGCGTCGGCGTCACCACGACGACAATCGGCACACAGCTGCCCAGTTCGTCGGACAAGCTGCTGGCATCGGATGCACAGCAGCAggtcaacaacaataacaagcatCTGTTGCAGACGGAAAAGAAGTCACAATTCTCGCTTAACCTTAAGCAAAAGTTCTGCAGCATCTTTCGCTTTCGGCGCAGCAATCACAGTCGCTGTCGCGCCAAtgcggcgacggcggcagcagcagcagcagcgactgcggctgcaACAGCCAATGCCACAGCTGTGAATGCGACggtggcaacaacagcgacggCAAATTGTGCGTCGAATCCAACGGATGCGGAGGAGGCGAACAATTGCCTTAATCGCAGCGAGCCGAGCGCTGATCTACGCAAGAAGTTTCAGTCGCGTGCGCTGCCGCCATTGCCAAAGAAAG CTTATGCCATTGACGCCGCCGAACCGGAGCCGGAGGAGCAAAAGAAGAGCGCCGGAGCTCAGGAGCCGCGTGCGCTGCAGTTTACCTCAAGCATTGAGAAAGTCAAAGAT tACGGCTGGTACTGGGGTCCATTGTCCAGCGAGGCCGCCGAGAAGGTGCTCTCCAATGAGCCGGATGGCTCGTTCATTGTGCGTGACAGCTCCGATGATCATTACATATTCTCGTTGAGCTTCAAGCTAAACAATTGCGTGCGCCATGTGCGCATCGAACAGGATCAGG GCACATTCTCGTTTGGCTCGTATGCCAAGTTCAAATCCCAAACTATAACCGAGTTCATTGAGAAGGCGGTCGAACATTCGCGCAGTGGCAG ATATTTATTCTTTCTGCATCGTCGACCGGAGCATGGACCAATGCGCGTGCAATTAACCAATCCAGTATCTAGATTTAAGCATGTACAAAGCTTGCAGCACATGTGCAG ATTTGTTATACTCAAGGCGGTTATACGAAAGGATTTAATACAGACATTGCCATTACCAAGAAGACTTCTAGACTATCTTAACTATAAGCATTGCTACTCCGAGCAGGTGGAGAGCGACAGTTCGCACTCGCAG ATATCTGGCGATGGCTCCATGTAA
- the scu gene encoding 3-hydroxyacyl-CoA dehydrogenase type-2 yields the protein MLKNVVSLVTGGASGLGRATAERLAKQGASVVLADLPSSKGNDVAKELGDKVVFVPVDVTSEQDVSAALQTAKDKFGRLDLTVNCAGTATAVKTYNFNKNVAHKLEDFQRVININTVGTFNVIRLSAGLMGSNAPNQDGQRGVIVNTASVAAFDGQIGQAAYSASKAAVVGMTLPIARDLSTQGIRICTIAPGLFNTPMLAALPEKVRTFLAKSIPFPQRLGEPSEYAHLVQAIYENPLLNGEVIRLDGALRMMP from the exons ATGCTCAAG AACGTTGTCTCCCTGGTGACTGGTGGCGCCTCCGGTCTGGGCCGTGCCACAGCCGAACGTTTGGCCAAGCAGGGCGCCAGCGTTGTGCTCGCCGATCTGCCATCCTCCAAGGGCAACGATGTGGCTAAGGAGCTGGGCGACAAGGTGGTCTTTGTGCCGGTCGATGTGACCTCCGAGCAGGACGTGAGCGCCGCTCTCCAAACGGCCAAGGACAAGTTCGGACGTCTCGATTTGACGGTCAATTGTGCGGGCACCGCGACCGCCGTGAAGACCTACAATTTCAATAAGAACGTGGCCCACAAACTGGAGGATTTTCAGCGCGTGATCAACATCAATACGGTGGGCACGTTCAATGTGATTCGTCTGTCCGCCGGCCTGATGGGCAGCAATGCGCCCAACCAGGATGGCCAGCGTGGCGTCATTGTGAACACCGCCTCGGTGGCCGCTTTTGATGGACAGATCGGTCAGGCCGCCTATTCGGCATCGAAGGCTGCCGTTGTGGGCATGACCTTGCCCATTGCCCGCGATCTGAGCACCCAGGGTATACGCATCTGTACGATTGCGCCGGGTCTGTTCAATACGCCCATGTTGGCTGCGCTGCCGGAGAAGGTGCGCACATTTTTGGCCAAGTCGATACCGTTCCCACAGCGCCTGGGCGAGCCCAGCGAGTACGCCCACCTGGTGCAGGCCATCTATGAGAATCCGTTGCTCAACGGCGAGGTCATCCGTCTGGACGGTGCCCTGCGCATGATGCCTTAA